Genomic segment of Canis lupus dingo isolate Sandy chromosome 9, ASM325472v2, whole genome shotgun sequence:
AGGCTCAGAGGGGCGGGGGTCCTATTCTTCCAAAGCTCCCTCacagtgcatgtgtgtgtccacAGCACCTTCCTATTGCCTGGTCTGGGTCTGTCAGGCCCCCATTACAGGGTAGCGGCCTGCTCCACAGGGCCCCAAGGAGGTGCTCAAGCATGGGTATGGGAACCTCCATGCACACACAAGGATCACCCAGAAGCTCCCAGGGGCACACTGTGGCTATCCCTGGTCGCTCCCACTAGAGGCCGCCTCCCCCTAGCGTCTGCCTGGCTGTGGTCCCTGAGCTGGCAAGGTGATTATGACTGTGGGCACAGCAGAATGGGGTGTATCAAGAATGGTCAGGACAGATGGGATTGGCGGGGAGGGAGCCCAGAACCAGAGGGGCTCCTCCTTAGTCCTACTACCCTGCTGTCAGCAGCCTCCCTGACCAGTTGAACAAGCTTTCTGTGGCTGGCCTGGGTGGGGTCATCCTCTGGTGGAGGCAGGCcatggggcaggggccaggagcATGGCACTCCTGAGTCCCTGCACAGTCAGGCCAATGACGTATCCACCCACGGCCAGAGACAGGACAGTCACCCTGGGTCAGGGGAGGGCTGGCACCAGGACCCATCCATCCTGCAGGGGCagctcagtttccttgtctggcTGTCTCTGCCTGGCCCTGGAAACGTCAGAATGCCCAGCGCAGGCCTTACTGGTCACTCCTTGCCCTGGCATTCCAGCCTCACCCCAGCAGTGAGGCAATGCCAGCCTCACGCAGCTTAGCTCCCCACACATCCCCCTAAGGCAGGCATGTTACACTGCTCAGATAAACGGGAGATCTGTCCTCCAAGGGGCAGCACTGGCCAGCTCCTTTTTCTGCTCACCTCATTCAGGAGGTCCAGGCCCTGGAGGCAGGACAGCAGATGAGCAGCATGGCATGGGGGCCACACCGCAGATGTTTAGGAATTGGGCATTTCATGAGGAACCAGAAAAACACCCCGGCTGGGGTAGGGCGGTGACTCACGGATGGGCAGGGCCTGGTCCTGGCTGCCTGGGATCCTACTCACAGAAACTTGCCAGAGCCAGTCCCACCCGCCTGGTCCTGCCAACGTGATGGTCCTCCTGGTGGCCTCTCTTGGGgctccaccccccacaccccggtTCTATGCGTAGCATCCTCCTACTGTCTGACCCAAGGCCTGACCTGTCTCCCCGCCCTGGCCTGAGTCCTAGGGAATGCAAGAGCTTGAACCCAGGCCTGGCTGGGTCAGGGCGGGGGACACGCTCCCACCCTCCCATCCAGCCTCTGAACGGATCTGAGAGCTGCAAGACAGAATGTCCCGAGGAGTGCCTTCCCCACCCCTGAATGTCCCACAGAGGCCGAGGCCCGTGATATGGTCCAGCCCAGGACCCTCTTCAAGGCGGCAGTGTAAAGAAGAATAACCAGAACATAGCTCACTGCTTTATTGCCTGGGCCATGGGCCTCCAGGGAGGCAAAGGGGGGTATACCCAGGGCTGCCACCACAGCAGGTGTCCCGCCTCTCTGGCAAGGTGCCGGAGCCGGGTTGTTGGCCTTCTTGCCAGGTAGCTGCTCCTGTCTGGGGTGGGAAGTGGCCAACACCCATGACAATGGTCCAGTGGCTGCCCCAAGTATGTGGGCACTGGTGTGGCCGCTGGGCTAGGAGACGATGCAGCAGCAGCTGTGGCAGCGGCAGAAGCGAGGGCAATGACAGCAAGAGCAGCAAGGACAGCAGCAGCAGTGGTGGGCGATGTCATCCCCGCGCCCCATGGGGGGCCGGCCAGCATAGGTCAGTCCTGCTGGGTGCTGCCCACTACCATAAGGGTTGCCGGGCTGCAGCCAGGCCTGTTGGCCCTGGGTCTGGGTGGCCCCCTTGGCGCCCTTGGCATCCTTGCTCCCTGGGGCCTCCTCAGTGGGCTGCAGGAGCCGGGTGGGCTCTGAGGGGCAGGACCCTGCAGGTAGAGGCTGTGACTCCCAGGAAGAGGGAGCCGCCTCCAGCTGCTGCCCCAGGTCTGGCCGCAGGTGAGCCCGGGGGATGCTGACCTGGGCATACGGGTTCTTGACGACCATCTCATGTGGGTCCATGGCCCAGCCTggcaggggcaggcagaggagacaATATTGGTTCAGTGGAGGGAACAGCCTTAGCCCAAGACAGTGCCCACCCCGCAAAAAGCCAGGCTGCGGAGATACCAGAGTATCCCAGGCCTGTGtgtcaatgtgtgtgtgtgtgtgtgcgcgcacacgcGTGCGCGAGCGCACACACACGCGCATGGGGCGGGGGAGCTGAGTATGAGGGCCAATGTCTCCCAGATGCCCTTCCTGCATGGCAGGACCCTGTGATGGTactgggaagggggtgggaggccGGGAGACGCAGCTGGGCTTGCCCACGGCTGAGCCCCAGTGTAGGGAAGGTCCTCAGCCCCAGACCCACCTGGAGTGGTGATGGCAGCAGTCTACCCTCTCGTCCTGTGTCCTGTGGGCCAGGTCCCAGTGCCTATGAGGCAAGCAACTGGCAGCTGCCTTTTTCCCtcctggggaggggcggggccctgGGGCGGAGCTCCAAGATGGGGTTCCGGGGATCCCAGGAGGCCCTGGCTCTTCCAGCACAAGTGGGTGGTGGCCCCAGCAGGGGCTCCAAGGGGCCCTGAcatcctgggtgactcagcctcTAAGCATGTGGAGCCCGACGTCAGCCCTCCACAGACCTGCAGCTGGCAGGAGGGAATAGGCAAGCCTGACCTCAGCCTCAGAGGGGAGGCCTGCAGGGGGTCTGGGGAACCCTAGCCATCACTACACACCTCGGAGCCCCTGCtttggggcagagggcagagggcctCACTTGAAGCAACAGCCTCCAGCCAGGAGACacagatggtggtggtgggagcaCAGGCTGCCTGGAGGTTTGCAGTTTCTTAACTGATAAAAAACGTTTGATTCACACACCTTTGCTACAACTCATCTAACAATTGGCAACGACAGGGGCTTCACTGGCTCATTTCTGAAACGGCAGTTTCCATCTCCGGTGGGCTCGGAGAcaagctccccaccccaccagacTCTTCGTCTTTGGAATGCGCACCTATTCTCACCATCTAGCACCTGCCACGCAGGGTGGCCATGTGCTGGGTGACAACGCATGCTGGGCGCTCGGGTCTGGGCCTGGCACTGGTGATCTTCCCCCAGAGCCATCTAGGCAGTAGAGTGGGGCTGGGACCTGCACCCCCAGGATTGTCACCCCAGGGAACCCCCAGGAAGGGCGGGATCACCTCAGAGGCCATGGTGACCGGGGTGGCCCGCACGAGGCCAGTCAGACCGGTCCGGACACGAATTCTACCGATGTGGCACCgggtgtggaggggagggggcccgggaCCCGCGACTTCGCAGGTATATGACAGATGCTCATTGCGCAGGCTCAAAGAGCCCCGCCCACTGCCCCGGCAGACTCCGCCCCTTGCTGCGAGGCGGAGGCTGGCGCATGCGCGCAACACGCCTGGGGGCAGCCGGTGAGAACTTTATTCCCCAGAAGCCCCCGCGCTCGAAGGTTTCTCCAAAGACCCGGTTTGGGGTCTGCTGGCCTCGGACGGTCCAAAACTCAGCCTGGACAGCGCAGCAATGACCCGCGAGGCTCTGGCCGCGGCGGCGCGGGCTCGGGCGGGCTCGGGGAGGTGGGCCCTCGCGGGGCAGGACCTCAGGGCTAGGGGCGGGGCCTCAGGGCTAGGGGCGGGGCCTCAGGGGCGGGGCCTGatggctggttccttctgaggtGCGCGGCCCACGGGTCGGTGGGAAGTTGAGCAGAACCTGAGGCCGGGGCCAGGCCCCTAGCCCTCCCCTGGCTGGGGCTCTCTCGGTTGCTCTACCTTCACGCCAGATCCCATAAGGCCCTCGCTGCCCATCCTGCCAGGCACCCACTCACCTGCACACCCCACACCCGCTGTCTCTAAATGGCTTTGGAAACTGAGACCTTGGCACACCagcctgaggtcacagagctgcAAAGTTAGGCCCTCTGCCTCAGTTCACTCCTCCGGTCTGTCTTGCCCATGTCTTCTTCCTCACCAGGAATAGTGGCCTCTCTGGGCTCTGCTGCCCGGAAGGACCAGGTGCAGGTGGGCCTGGACAGAGATGGGCTGTGGCCAGACTC
This window contains:
- the CYSRT1 gene encoding cysteine-rich tail protein 1 is translated as MDPHEMVVKNPYAQVSIPRAHLRPDLGQQLEAAPSSWESQPLPAGSCPSEPTRLLQPTEEAPGSKDAKGAKGATQTQGQQAWLQPGNPYGSGQHPAGLTYAGRPPMGRGDDIAHHCCCCPCCSCCHCPRFCRCHSCCCIVS